The following proteins come from a genomic window of Oleidesulfovibrio alaskensis DSM 16109:
- a CDS encoding 4Fe-4S binding protein — MARVTFLDERCKGCLLCTTVCPKEIIRQSSRFNRKGYKVAEVTEEDMEQCTGCASCALICPDLAIRVYRPEKPAKGEKAKE, encoded by the coding sequence ATGGCACGGGTTACTTTTCTGGATGAACGGTGCAAGGGGTGCCTGCTGTGCACCACTGTCTGCCCCAAGGAAATCATCCGTCAGTCTTCCCGCTTTAACCGTAAAGGGTACAAAGTGGCCGAAGTGACTGAAGAGGACATGGAACAGTGTACGGGGTGCGCTTCGTGCGCGCTTATCTGCCCCGACTTAGCGATACGGGTATACCGGCCCGAAAAGCCCGCCAAAGGCGAAAAGGCAAAGGAGTAG
- the coaBC gene encoding bifunctional phosphopantothenoylcysteine decarboxylase/phosphopantothenate--cysteine ligase CoaBC: MSPASVNAHLAFTGYLGRRLHMGVCGSVAAYKALDLLRRFKDTGADTGVTLTDSACQFITPLSFEALGASPVYTGMYPVGDDVFGHLTPGDACHAFLIAPATAATLARLACGLADDMLSCQALAFEGPLVIAPAMNPRMWNNPATQENWARLKQRGHVAVEPGCGRMACMDVGQGRLADLDTIFLYTLQAMTPQDMTGQQVMVTLGPTREQWDGVRFWSNPSSGVMGACFAVAAWLRGAQVHAVCGPATPWLPADITRHDVTGAAQMYQAAADLWPRMDTGIFTAAVADFSPEPFGAEKFKKSGTETLSIRFTPNTDILKTLGTAKRENQRIVGFAAETGNLHENAVGKLRRKNADMIVGNIVGTPESGFQSATNKVFVADKTGRTEEWPVQPKTEVAWRILDWLLQM; this comes from the coding sequence GTGAGCCCTGCATCCGTCAATGCGCATCTGGCTTTTACAGGCTATCTCGGCAGACGCCTGCACATGGGCGTGTGCGGTTCCGTAGCCGCCTACAAGGCGCTTGATCTGCTGCGCCGGTTTAAAGATACCGGCGCGGATACCGGTGTGACCCTGACGGACAGCGCGTGCCAGTTCATCACGCCGCTCAGCTTCGAAGCGCTGGGGGCTTCTCCCGTATATACCGGCATGTACCCCGTGGGTGACGATGTTTTCGGACATCTCACCCCCGGGGATGCCTGCCACGCATTTCTCATCGCTCCCGCCACGGCGGCCACGCTGGCGCGTCTGGCCTGCGGTCTGGCAGACGACATGCTTTCGTGCCAGGCACTGGCCTTTGAAGGACCGCTGGTCATTGCCCCCGCCATGAACCCGCGCATGTGGAACAATCCGGCAACGCAGGAAAACTGGGCCAGACTGAAACAGCGCGGCCACGTGGCCGTGGAACCCGGCTGCGGGCGCATGGCGTGCATGGATGTGGGGCAGGGCAGGCTGGCAGACCTTGATACCATTTTTCTGTATACGCTGCAGGCCATGACACCGCAGGACATGACCGGACAGCAGGTCATGGTCACTCTGGGCCCCACCCGCGAACAGTGGGACGGCGTACGTTTCTGGTCCAATCCCTCTTCGGGGGTCATGGGAGCCTGTTTTGCCGTGGCCGCATGGCTGCGGGGCGCACAGGTGCATGCCGTCTGCGGACCGGCAACACCGTGGCTGCCCGCAGACATCACACGGCACGATGTAACCGGTGCGGCGCAGATGTATCAGGCAGCAGCCGACCTGTGGCCCCGCATGGACACCGGTATATTCACCGCCGCAGTCGCCGACTTCAGTCCGGAGCCTTTCGGTGCTGAAAAATTCAAAAAATCCGGCACGGAAACGCTGTCCATCCGGTTCACTCCCAACACCGACATTCTGAAAACGCTGGGCACCGCCAAGCGCGAAAACCAGCGCATTGTCGGGTTTGCCGCAGAAACGGGCAACCTGCATGAAAACGCCGTCGGCAAGCTGCGGCGCAAAAACGCTGACATGATAGTCGGCAATATTGTCGGCACACCGGAAAGCGGTTTTCAATCGGCCACCAACAAAGTTTTTGTGGCTGACAAAACAGGCCGGACCGAAGAATGGCCCGTACAGCCCAAAACCGAAGTGGCATGGAGGATTCTGGATTGGCTGTTGCAAATGTAG
- a CDS encoding iron-containing alcohol dehydrogenase yields the protein MLDFDFHNPTRIVFGKDRLAELDTLVPAGATVLVLYGGGSVRRFGTLDKVRAALENGRTVHEFGGIEPNPRYETLLKAVEKVRSEGVDFLLAVGGGSVMDGTKFVSLASVHDGDPESLLYHGFAGVPAAKALPLGCVVTLPATGSEMNMGGVISKGDGKFPVLCPLTFPKFSILDPTLTYSLPARQVANGVVDTFVHVMEQYLTFPVEGRFQDRTSEGILLTLIEIGRYTIDHPEDYDARANLVWCATMGLNGLIGSGVPQDWATHMIGHEITSLYGLDHGQTLAIILPALMDVRRDAKREKLLQYAERIWNITGGTDDERIDAAIARTRAFFESLGVKTRLSDHKLGVEHFDAVIKGLEAKGLTAMSERGDQTLEVSRNVLKAAL from the coding sequence ATGCTTGATTTTGATTTCCACAACCCTACCCGCATTGTTTTCGGCAAAGACAGACTGGCGGAGCTTGATACGCTGGTTCCTGCCGGTGCCACTGTGCTTGTTCTGTACGGCGGGGGCAGTGTCCGCCGGTTCGGCACGCTGGACAAGGTGCGGGCTGCCCTTGAAAACGGCAGAACCGTTCACGAGTTCGGCGGCATTGAACCCAACCCGCGGTACGAAACACTGCTGAAGGCGGTGGAAAAGGTCCGCAGTGAAGGTGTGGATTTTCTGCTGGCTGTGGGGGGCGGTTCCGTAATGGACGGGACAAAGTTTGTGTCGCTGGCATCGGTGCATGACGGTGATCCTGAGTCGCTGCTGTACCACGGCTTTGCCGGTGTGCCCGCCGCAAAAGCTCTGCCGCTGGGATGCGTGGTAACGCTGCCCGCCACCGGTTCTGAAATGAACATGGGAGGAGTTATCAGCAAGGGTGACGGAAAGTTCCCCGTACTCTGCCCGCTTACCTTCCCGAAGTTTTCGATTCTTGATCCCACGCTTACCTACTCGCTGCCTGCCAGACAGGTGGCAAACGGAGTGGTGGACACCTTTGTCCATGTTATGGAGCAGTATCTCACCTTTCCCGTGGAAGGACGCTTTCAGGACAGAACCTCGGAAGGCATCCTGCTGACCCTTATTGAAATCGGACGTTACACCATTGATCACCCCGAAGATTATGATGCCCGTGCGAACCTTGTATGGTGCGCAACCATGGGGTTGAACGGCCTTATCGGTTCCGGCGTGCCGCAGGACTGGGCAACCCATATGATCGGGCACGAGATTACGTCTCTTTACGGGCTTGATCACGGCCAGACGCTGGCCATCATTCTGCCTGCCCTGATGGATGTGCGCCGCGATGCCAAACGCGAAAAGCTGCTGCAGTATGCCGAGCGCATCTGGAACATCACCGGAGGCACAGACGATGAGCGCATTGATGCCGCCATTGCCCGGACAAGAGCCTTCTTTGAGTCTCTGGGCGTTAAAACCAGACTTTCCGACCATAAGCTCGGCGTTGAGCATTTCGACGCTGTAATCAAGGGTCTGGAAGCAAAAGGCCTGACAGCTATGTCCGAGCGCGGCGACCAGACGCTGGAAGTAAGCCGGAACGTTCTGAAGGCTGCCCTGTAG
- a CDS encoding slipin family protein, whose amino-acid sequence MLAYLPIIVAVIAFFIVSIKILNEYERAVVFRLGRVIGAKGPGLFILIPIIDSMVRVSKRVLTLDVPNQDVITMDNVSVEVNAVVYFRVVDPVKAIIEVEDYLFATSQLAQTTLRSVCGSAELDELLSQREEINEKIQQLLDEQTDPWGIKVQAVELKHIDLPAEMQRAMAKQAEAERERRAKVINAEGEQQAATKLKEAAIILAESPAALQLRYLQTMREMASGSTSTVIPIPFDLLKPFMDGKK is encoded by the coding sequence ATGCTTGCCTATCTGCCTATTATCGTAGCGGTCATAGCGTTTTTCATTGTTTCAATCAAAATTCTCAACGAATACGAACGGGCCGTTGTATTCCGTCTGGGCAGGGTCATCGGCGCCAAAGGTCCGGGCCTTTTCATTCTCATACCCATCATCGACAGTATGGTGCGCGTCAGCAAACGTGTTCTTACGCTCGATGTACCCAATCAGGATGTCATCACCATGGACAACGTTTCCGTCGAAGTGAACGCCGTTGTCTATTTTCGCGTGGTTGATCCGGTAAAGGCCATCATTGAAGTGGAAGATTATCTGTTTGCCACGTCGCAGCTGGCCCAGACCACACTGCGCAGTGTGTGCGGCAGCGCGGAACTTGATGAACTGCTGTCGCAGCGTGAAGAAATAAATGAAAAAATTCAGCAACTGCTCGACGAACAGACAGACCCGTGGGGCATAAAGGTGCAGGCAGTGGAACTGAAACACATAGACCTGCCCGCAGAAATGCAGCGCGCCATGGCAAAACAGGCCGAAGCTGAACGCGAACGCCGCGCCAAAGTCATTAACGCCGAAGGTGAACAGCAGGCCGCAACGAAGCTGAAAGAAGCCGCCATAATTCTTGCGGAATCGCCCGCAGCGCTGCAGTTGCGCTACCTGCAGACCATGCGGGAAATGGCTTCCGGCAGCACATCTACTGTCATCCCCATTCCCTTTGACCTGCTTAAGCCGTTTATGGACGGCAAAAAGTAA
- a CDS encoding NfeD family protein — protein sequence MNTSHALYRKITAICATLCFFAAFHPAMPASGAENAVQKHTVSVVHVTIKAGIGPATADLLRGAIKQAESGSDMVLVTLDTPGGLVSSMREMVQDILNADVPVGVWVGPSGAHAASAGVFIVAASSISGMAPQTTMGAAIPVTPDGADTKGDMATKVKNDLSSLVSGLAERRNRNVDWYVSAVREGKSLPASQAIMNNVVEFMATTPEDFLVQAGSRGVPAGMGTLRFTADDIRIIPYEPGLRYRFLGWLLDPQVAYLLLLAGVALLFVEFTHAGAILPGVLGALSLLLGLYAMTILPTAAAGLLLILLGLVLFLLEIKVVSFGLLSLAGVAALFIGSLILFPESEGLRLPMMTIGPTVLGISAFMGGLVWLAVKAQRSKSAMASDQLAGQQAMVMRWQGRKGTVKLHGTLWNAVTREEQPIAKGETVTVTGAKGLTLHVSTHPAPEDAVQE from the coding sequence ATGAACACGTCTCATGCTCTGTATCGCAAAATAACGGCCATTTGCGCCACGTTATGCTTTTTCGCAGCCTTTCACCCTGCCATGCCAGCTTCCGGAGCTGAAAATGCCGTGCAGAAACACACTGTTTCTGTGGTGCATGTAACGATAAAGGCGGGCATCGGTCCTGCCACGGCTGACCTTTTACGCGGAGCCATCAAACAGGCCGAAAGCGGCAGCGACATGGTACTGGTGACGCTGGACACGCCCGGAGGCCTTGTATCTTCCATGCGCGAAATGGTGCAGGACATTCTGAATGCGGATGTACCCGTGGGAGTATGGGTCGGTCCTTCCGGAGCACATGCAGCCAGTGCGGGGGTGTTTATTGTGGCGGCTTCCAGCATCAGCGGCATGGCCCCGCAGACAACCATGGGAGCGGCCATCCCTGTCACACCGGACGGAGCCGACACCAAAGGGGATATGGCTACAAAGGTAAAAAACGACCTGTCCAGCCTTGTGTCCGGTCTGGCAGAACGGCGCAACCGCAATGTGGACTGGTATGTTTCGGCAGTTCGGGAAGGCAAAAGCCTGCCTGCCTCACAGGCAATAATGAACAACGTTGTGGAGTTTATGGCCACCACCCCCGAAGACTTTCTTGTACAGGCAGGCAGCAGGGGCGTACCGGCAGGCATGGGGACATTGCGGTTCACCGCCGACGACATACGCATTATCCCTTACGAGCCCGGTTTGCGTTACCGCTTTCTGGGCTGGTTGCTCGACCCGCAGGTGGCGTATCTGCTGCTGCTTGCCGGTGTGGCTCTGCTTTTTGTCGAATTTACCCATGCAGGAGCCATACTGCCCGGAGTGCTCGGAGCACTCTCACTGCTGTTGGGGCTGTATGCCATGACCATACTCCCCACGGCGGCGGCGGGCCTGCTTCTTATTCTTCTGGGGCTTGTCCTCTTTCTGCTGGAAATCAAAGTGGTCAGTTTCGGCCTGCTTTCACTGGCCGGTGTGGCCGCGCTGTTCATCGGCTCGCTCATACTCTTTCCCGAAAGTGAAGGGCTGCGCCTGCCCATGATGACCATCGGCCCCACCGTACTGGGCATAAGCGCCTTCATGGGCGGTCTGGTATGGCTTGCGGTCAAGGCGCAGCGCAGCAAATCCGCAATGGCTTCAGATCAGCTGGCAGGACAACAGGCCATGGTCATGCGCTGGCAGGGCCGCAAAGGAACCGTAAAACTGCACGGCACCCTGTGGAATGCCGTAACCAGAGAAGAACAACCCATCGCCAAAGGCGAGACAGTCACAGTTACCGGTGCAAAGGGGCTGACACTCCATGTGTCGACGCATCCGGCACCGGAGGATGCTGTGCAGGAATAG
- a CDS encoding universal stress protein, with product MRVSQPSGGRTIPPIPPVPRRDVLVTVSETPAQLHAAEFAARFLHDSPSIGITLLYVAPPRRYKSIGPYGLVMGEAGMDEKEFHRHLALGNESLEQARTMLLQAGVHEQRIRLCAVPDSVSMDWDILHQGTTGGHAAIVLGNRGRTWLENMLEGTPDITSEMVKQSCVVPLWLCPPQARDSKEVLICVDGSASAFNAVHHIASLLGSDSPHKFTLLRVCRATPCGLTDSGMLFKQCRQIMEGQGIAAHRISTNVVTHGNVVEAILRLSLEGDFGLVVSGRRGMGSGILEHLMMGSVADKLFRRLRSSALCLCC from the coding sequence ATGCGTGTATCACAGCCATCCGGCGGACGCACCATACCGCCCATACCACCGGTCCCCAGACGAGACGTGCTGGTGACCGTCAGCGAAACGCCTGCCCAGCTGCATGCGGCGGAGTTTGCTGCCCGCTTTCTGCACGATTCGCCGTCCATCGGCATTACACTGCTGTATGTGGCCCCGCCCAGACGCTATAAAAGCATCGGCCCTTACGGGCTTGTCATGGGCGAGGCAGGCATGGACGAAAAAGAGTTCCACCGCCATCTGGCCCTGGGCAATGAAAGTCTGGAGCAGGCCAGAACCATGCTGCTGCAGGCCGGAGTACACGAACAGCGCATCCGGCTGTGCGCCGTGCCTGATTCCGTCTCCATGGACTGGGACATCCTGCATCAGGGCACTACAGGAGGCCATGCGGCCATTGTGCTGGGCAACCGCGGCCGCACATGGCTGGAAAACATGCTGGAAGGCACTCCGGACATCACCAGTGAAATGGTCAAACAGTCGTGCGTGGTGCCGCTGTGGCTCTGTCCGCCGCAGGCGCGTGATTCAAAGGAAGTGCTCATCTGTGTGGACGGCTCCGCCTCGGCGTTCAACGCGGTACATCATATCGCCAGCCTGCTGGGCAGTGACAGCCCCCACAAATTCACGCTGCTGCGCGTCTGCCGTGCAACGCCGTGCGGCCTGACAGACAGCGGCATGCTGTTCAAACAGTGCAGGCAGATCATGGAAGGGCAGGGCATTGCGGCGCACCGCATCTCCACCAACGTGGTCACCCACGGCAATGTGGTAGAAGCAATCCTGCGGCTTTCGCTCGAAGGCGACTTCGGGCTGGTGGTTTCCGGCAGGCGCGGCATGGGGTCCGGCATTCTTGAACATCTCATGATGGGTTCCGTGGCGGACAAACTGTTCCGCAGGCTGCGCAGCAGCGCCCTGTGTCTGTGCTGCTGA
- a CDS encoding 2-oxoacid:acceptor oxidoreductase family protein, producing MSLYQDVIIAGFGGQGVMLIGNLLAYAGMESGLNVTYIPVYGPEMRGGTANCTVVVSDEEIGSPIIQRPASLIIMNQPSMDKFQPTMQDGGVLLINSSLVDVSQAQSRVKSYGVPANEIADKLGNTRMANMVALGGYVQATGVLDLEVVKKSLSSVISSHYAHLIPKNAEALQAGADHVAAMM from the coding sequence ATGAGTCTGTATCAGGACGTCATCATTGCGGGCTTCGGCGGTCAGGGCGTGATGCTGATAGGCAACCTGCTGGCATACGCCGGTATGGAAAGCGGTCTGAACGTGACCTATATTCCCGTGTATGGTCCGGAAATGCGGGGCGGTACGGCAAACTGCACCGTGGTGGTATCTGACGAGGAAATCGGCTCGCCCATTATCCAGCGTCCCGCCAGCCTCATCATCATGAACCAGCCGTCCATGGACAAGTTCCAGCCCACGATGCAGGACGGCGGCGTGCTGCTTATCAACTCTTCGCTGGTGGATGTTTCGCAGGCCCAAAGCCGAGTGAAGTCCTACGGCGTGCCCGCAAATGAAATAGCGGATAAGCTGGGCAACACGCGTATGGCCAACATGGTGGCTTTGGGCGGCTATGTGCAGGCCACGGGAGTGCTTGATCTGGAAGTGGTTAAAAAGAGCCTTTCCAGCGTTATTTCAAGTCATTATGCACATCTTATCCCTAAAAACGCCGAGGCGCTGCAGGCCGGTGCCGATCATGTGGCTGCAATGATGTAG
- a CDS encoding thiamine pyrophosphate-dependent enzyme, with protein MQSANNNEKLVFDVPEVMADRPTHYCPGCHHGVAHRLVAEVLTEMGLVQDTLCIGSIGCSVFIYNYLDVDAVEAPHGRAPAVATGAKRARKDKFVFTYQGDGDLASIGLAEIVHAANRGERISVVFVNNTVYGMTGGQMAPTTLVGQKTTTCPGGRCAEHEGLPIKMTEIIAGLGGTAYAARVSLDSVKHIREAKRALRKAFEMQTNNIGFGFVEMLSACPTNWHMDAVSANRRIAEEMIPYFPLGVYKDVTAEADGKE; from the coding sequence ATGCAGAGCGCAAACAACAACGAAAAGCTGGTGTTCGATGTGCCCGAGGTGATGGCCGACCGTCCCACGCACTACTGCCCCGGTTGCCACCATGGTGTGGCGCACCGGCTTGTGGCCGAAGTGCTGACAGAAATGGGACTGGTGCAGGACACGCTGTGCATCGGGTCCATCGGCTGCTCCGTTTTTATATACAATTATCTCGACGTGGACGCGGTGGAAGCGCCGCACGGCCGTGCTCCGGCCGTTGCCACGGGCGCCAAACGCGCGCGCAAGGACAAGTTTGTCTTTACCTATCAGGGCGACGGCGACCTTGCTTCCATCGGACTGGCCGAAATAGTACACGCTGCAAACCGCGGCGAGCGTATTTCCGTGGTGTTTGTGAACAACACCGTATACGGCATGACCGGCGGTCAGATGGCCCCCACCACGCTGGTGGGACAGAAGACCACAACCTGCCCGGGCGGGCGTTGTGCCGAGCACGAAGGTCTGCCCATCAAGATGACGGAAATCATCGCCGGTCTGGGCGGAACCGCCTATGCGGCCCGTGTTTCGCTCGATTCCGTAAAGCATATCCGCGAAGCCAAGCGCGCACTGCGCAAGGCGTTTGAAATGCAGACCAACAACATTGGTTTCGGTTTTGTTGAAATGCTGTCGGCATGCCCCACCAACTGGCATATGGATGCGGTTTCCGCCAACAGGCGCATAGCGGAGGAGATGATCCCCTACTTCCCGCTGGGAGTATACAAAGACGTCACCGCCGAAGCGGATGGAAAGGAGTAA
- a CDS encoding 3-methyl-2-oxobutanoate dehydrogenase subunit VorB, which translates to MSAKPSRIFIKGNEAIARGALAAGCTCYFGYPITPQNDIPEFMSTAIIEAGGEFVQAESEVAAANMLLGAAAAGHRALTTSSSPGVSLMQEAISYMAGSELPGVIVNMNRGGPGLGDIGSSQGDYFQSTRGGGHGDYRTLVLAPGTCQEGYDMMIEAFDLSFKYRNPVLMLGDAIVGQMKEPVTPWSPEKIENYGAADWCLSGAAGRGPRLLKSLFLDDGALAGQNRHLQQKYEAMKVEARAEVYECDDAELVVVAYGSIGRIVKSSVRRLRAEGRKVGLVRPLTLYPFPDAPLRALAEKGKRFLTIEQNCGQMVEDVRLSVRGLADSDFHGHMPGNLPGSDDFVEAIVARLGR; encoded by the coding sequence ATGTCGGCAAAGCCCTCAAGAATTTTCATCAAAGGGAACGAGGCCATAGCTCGCGGAGCGCTGGCTGCCGGGTGCACCTGTTACTTCGGGTATCCCATAACGCCGCAGAACGATATTCCCGAGTTCATGTCCACGGCCATCATCGAGGCCGGAGGCGAGTTTGTGCAGGCAGAGTCGGAAGTGGCCGCAGCCAACATGCTGCTGGGTGCCGCTGCGGCCGGCCATCGTGCGCTGACCACTTCGTCCAGCCCCGGTGTTTCGCTGATGCAGGAAGCCATTTCCTACATGGCGGGCAGCGAACTGCCCGGTGTCATCGTGAACATGAACCGCGGCGGCCCCGGTCTGGGTGACATCGGTTCGTCGCAGGGCGACTATTTCCAGTCCACCCGCGGCGGCGGACACGGCGACTACCGCACGCTGGTGCTTGCTCCGGGTACCTGTCAGGAAGGCTACGACATGATGATCGAAGCCTTTGATCTGTCATTCAAGTACCGCAACCCCGTGCTGATGCTGGGCGATGCCATTGTGGGCCAGATGAAGGAACCCGTCACGCCGTGGTCTCCTGAAAAAATTGAAAACTACGGTGCCGCGGACTGGTGCCTGAGCGGTGCCGCCGGACGCGGTCCGCGTCTGCTCAAGTCGCTGTTTCTTGATGACGGGGCACTGGCAGGACAGAACAGGCATCTGCAGCAGAAGTACGAGGCCATGAAGGTCGAAGCAAGAGCCGAAGTATACGAATGCGATGATGCCGAGCTCGTGGTGGTTGCCTATGGTTCCATCGGCCGCATAGTGAAAAGTTCGGTGCGCCGCCTGCGTGCAGAAGGCCGCAAAGTGGGCCTTGTGCGTCCGCTGACGCTCTACCCCTTCCCCGATGCTCCTTTGCGGGCACTGGCGGAAAAAGGCAAGCGGTTCCTTACCATTGAACAGAACTGCGGTCAGATGGTCGAAGACGTGCGTCTTTCGGTCCGGGGTCTGGCCGATTCGGATTTCCACGGTCATATGCCCGGCAACCTGCCCGGTTCAGACGACTTTGTGGAAGCCATAGTCGCAAGGCTGGGGAGGTAA
- the queA gene encoding tRNA preQ1(34) S-adenosylmethionine ribosyltransferase-isomerase QueA: MHSKHPTDTARRCEAGTDSSDTAADDYSLAGYRFELPEEQIAQHPPEHRGASRLFVMDRKSGVNTQASFKDIGSFLPEGALLVANNSRVLPARMLGRRPTGGKVEFLLLTPLPLVQPQTGTDGRSCAEAEGLLRASKRVRPGDVMHFDGLDVEVLHTADFGRCAVRMHWKGDLAGLFLRQGHLPLPPYIRRPDGEDDHSRYQTVYSRQDRLGSVAAPTAGLHFTPELTASLQEQGFGWAEVTLYVGYGTFSPVRAEDIRTHTMHREYMEITEQAAQAINDAKRQGRPVVTVGTTSTRVLEGAWAACGEIRPFTGWTDIFIYPGYRFNVADHIITNFHLPESSLLMMISAFAGREKTLQAYCQAVAAGYRFFSYGDAMLIL, translated from the coding sequence ATGCATTCCAAGCATCCCACAGATACGGCCCGCCGCTGCGAGGCAGGCACTGACAGCAGCGATACCGCCGCAGACGACTACTCTCTTGCCGGATACCGTTTTGAACTGCCCGAAGAACAGATAGCGCAGCATCCGCCGGAACACCGCGGGGCTTCGCGGCTTTTTGTCATGGACAGGAAGTCCGGTGTTAACACACAGGCTTCTTTTAAGGATATAGGCAGCTTTTTGCCCGAGGGCGCCCTGCTGGTGGCCAACAACTCGCGTGTGCTGCCCGCGCGCATGCTGGGCAGACGCCCCACCGGCGGCAAGGTGGAATTTCTGCTGCTTACTCCGCTGCCGCTGGTACAGCCGCAGACCGGTACAGACGGCCGCAGCTGTGCAGAGGCAGAAGGTCTTCTGAGAGCTTCCAAACGGGTGCGGCCTGGTGATGTAATGCATTTTGACGGGCTGGACGTTGAGGTGCTGCACACTGCCGACTTCGGCCGCTGTGCGGTGCGCATGCACTGGAAAGGCGACCTTGCCGGACTGTTCCTGCGGCAGGGGCATCTGCCGCTGCCGCCGTACATCCGCAGGCCCGACGGAGAAGATGACCACAGCAGATACCAGACCGTGTACAGCAGGCAGGACAGACTGGGCTCGGTGGCGGCACCCACCGCGGGGCTGCATTTCACGCCGGAGCTTACGGCGTCGTTGCAGGAACAGGGATTCGGCTGGGCCGAGGTCACGCTGTATGTCGGCTACGGCACGTTCAGCCCCGTCCGCGCAGAGGATATCCGTACCCATACCATGCACCGCGAGTACATGGAAATAACGGAGCAGGCCGCACAGGCCATAAACGATGCAAAACGGCAGGGCCGGCCGGTGGTCACGGTGGGCACCACGTCCACAAGGGTGCTGGAAGGGGCATGGGCCGCATGCGGAGAAATTCGTCCTTTTACCGGCTGGACGGACATTTTTATCTATCCGGGGTACCGCTTTAACGTGGCCGACCACATCATCACCAATTTTCATCTGCCGGAATCGTCATTGCTTATGATGATATCGGCTTTTGCCGGGCGCGAAAAAACCCTGCAGGCCTACTGTCAGGCCGTGGCTGCAGGGTACCGCTTTTTCTCATACGGCGACGCCATGCTTATTCTGTAA
- a CDS encoding SPL family radical SAM protein translates to MEYIAARTILARVKNAPDALFGGHYTMNLYRGCPHGCIYCDTRSNCYGIGRLEHIRAKRHALEILWHEVVSKRARGTVVTGSMHDPYLPQEKEEQLTRSALKLLIRHGFGVHVITKGTLVTRDADLLAQAQRTFGAVSITVTTPDDGLAAAIEPHAPPPSMRFKALAALRAAGVYAGITLMPVLPFITDSPRDITRLVRCAADAGAAYVLFWPGMTLRDACREHYLLRLEHLFPGMARQYRRRYGDRYVCMSPAAAQLNRIVDRCTAACGMERSVRVWQPPRPEQGSLL, encoded by the coding sequence ATGGAATACATAGCGGCCCGCACCATCCTTGCCCGCGTGAAAAACGCGCCGGACGCGCTTTTCGGCGGACATTACACCATGAACCTGTACCGCGGCTGTCCCCACGGCTGCATCTACTGCGACACCCGCAGCAACTGCTACGGCATCGGCAGGCTGGAGCACATACGAGCAAAACGTCATGCACTGGAAATCCTCTGGCATGAAGTAGTTTCCAAACGTGCCCGGGGAACCGTGGTCACAGGCTCCATGCACGACCCGTATCTGCCGCAGGAAAAAGAAGAGCAGCTCACCCGTTCTGCGCTGAAGCTGCTCATCCGGCACGGATTCGGGGTGCATGTGATAACTAAAGGTACCCTTGTAACCCGCGATGCAGACCTGCTTGCGCAGGCACAACGTACCTTCGGGGCTGTCAGCATAACCGTGACCACGCCGGACGACGGGCTGGCCGCCGCCATAGAGCCGCACGCCCCGCCGCCGTCCATGAGGTTCAAGGCTCTGGCCGCGCTGCGCGCTGCCGGTGTATACGCCGGCATCACCCTCATGCCGGTACTGCCTTTCATCACCGACTCGCCCCGCGACATCACCCGCCTTGTACGCTGCGCGGCTGACGCCGGTGCGGCATATGTGCTCTTCTGGCCGGGCATGACGCTGCGCGATGCCTGCCGCGAACACTACCTGCTCCGGCTGGAACATCTTTTTCCCGGCATGGCGCGGCAGTACAGGCGCCGCTACGGCGACAGATATGTCTGCATGTCTCCTGCCGCCGCACAGCTGAACAGAATAGTGGACCGCTGCACGGCGGCCTGCGGCATGGAACGCTCTGTCCGCGTATGGCAGCCGCCCCGGCCGGAACAGGGCAGCCTGCTGTAG